The genome window cagctcagctctttCCCAGGAACTTACAGAGCTGACAGCCCACCCAGCCGACACTGCGTGTCCACACTCGAGGGACAAACCCTGAGcagcccagctcaggctgcccaaatggCTTTCACACAAGTCTCTGTCGAGCACCAAACCCGGGGCTGGCAGCACGTGCCGCGGTGGCCCAGCGCTGCTGGGCTGTGGCCCCTGAACCAGCCTCAGCCTCGCCTCACACACACTCTCTCCTAACTAAAAGCCAGGGAGGTCACAGCCCTCCTCTAGAGGGGGattcagctcctgctgcacagcAGGATGGAGGCAAACGGGCTCTTTGCTCTCCTGGAGAGGCCAGAGCCCGGGTTGGCCTCGACACACCCCTCAGACACAGCACCTCATTGTCCAGGTCGAACAGGTAGGTGTCTTCACGGAGCTCTGCCTCGGCATCAGAGATCACCTCACCAACGTACCTGCGGCACACGGGGAAGGCAGCAGTGAGATGCTGGTGCCATCACAGCCCTGGCTTGCAATCTCTCCTTgtaggaagagggaagagaagggaagggccCAGGCACAGCAGTTGGCCAAGATCAGCACGTGAGTCCCATTCTCCTCACATTCATGGTCAGGCTCAGGCCCTGGCTCTCCTACACACCACTGCAGGGTCTGTGCTGTTCACAGCCCAAAGCAAGATGCTTGTGTCTGCCCTTCCTGTGTTTCCCCAGCTATTGTGACCAGTTCCATTGTGTAGAAGCTCTGAACTCACCACACTATTGCAACCCAGGAAACCCTTTGCAAACCATTTCACAGAGCCCATGGGCCAGTTTAAAGACTACAACACCTCCTGACTGAGAGCCAGCGCTCGGCTCCGTTCCAACTCGCTGGCAAAttgcagcagcccccaggcccTTGGACAGGGATGAGTGGGCCAGAGCTGAATCACTCACTCGCATACAAAGGTTCCTGCTGGAATGTCCTCCATGGTTCTCACGCCCCAGCCCATCTCTCGTGTGCGGAACAGCTGTAGCTGAACACTgcaaaagagcaaaggaaacatGCTGATGGCAGCCCCCTGCAGGAAGACAACAGCTTGTCCCAGAGATGGGAGCAAAAAGGCAGCAACCTCCCATCACCACACAGACAAGAGCATTtccatccccagccctgacAGAGCTCACTCCAGCACCGCTCTGggcacagaatcacggaatgcCACAGCAGTGGGGGCCTGGAAAGGagctccagagatcatccagcacaaccccctgctaaagctgaaggtgctccctggggctgggcacgTGGGACACCAGAATCCCACCCTCAGCAGTTCCCTTCCATGTGCACAGGCAGCACTCAggggaaggcagggaagggCCACGGCGactgaaggcagcagagctctgcaggatgcagggggaaGGCAAGGAGCTTGCCCTTGGCAAGTCACAACACCTTGAGATAAGTGCTCTGATCCTTTAGCCCTCTGCTAGGGCCAGCTCCgtcatctccagctccctggctgaaacacaaggaagaaacgCTGCAGCTGCAAACTTGTTGGGGTAAGAGCTGCTTGTGTGTGGCATTTTACTGAGGGAGTGTATGGGCAGAGAAAGAATCCTATGAGTcaccctgcctcctgctcagccaGCACTGGAGTTCAGGGCAGGATGAAtgatctccagggctggggaaagctccctctgggctctgtggtTTACGGCAGGCCCAGAGGGGTTAGTGTTGGTCTTGCCAGGGGAAGCTGCGCTTGGCCCCTCCTCTCACCGGGGCCCGTTCTGCACCACGCGGTTCCTGCAGGTTCGCCAGCACGAGCACATGGGGTTGCACTCGACGATACACGGGGGGTTCCTCTGGTTGAATCCGGGCAGCAGTCGGCCGTCCTGACGTGGAGAGGCATTCAGGACTGGGTTAGTGGCTCTTCCTGTCACCCACTGTGACCAGGGCAAGCAAGAGCACAGATTGCCCAAGTAGAAACACAGCCCAGAGAACCCCAAGGCAGAGCCTCATCCCGACCTCCCTCAAAGCAGCACCAGACCTCAGCTTCTACAGGGGGTTTGGTCTGCCCTGACTGTGGCAcactccccaccaccacccacaGCTGACAACAGCAAGGCACCATCTCCACTTTTGCTGCCTGGCATCACCCTGTGCAGCACCAGAACGCTGTGCATCGTCACCAGGAGcattctgcagtgctgcaggggaCAAGCTGATGCTCAGTCTGTCTCTGCAACAAAGCCGACACTTCCCGAGCGCTAGCCCAGTGCTCCCAAGCTCTGGGAACCACATTCTCTTCCCAAACAACATTCCCCAAAGCTCCAAAAGCACTTACCCAAACCCAACCAGGCTTCTGGCAATACTGCAGTTAAGACACCTTTCCTTTGCCCTCATCCCCAAGGATCACAACAAAGTGAAGCAGGCAGAAtgcctctctgctctcctctcccctggTTTACATATGGCAGCATTTGCTGTGTGCTTCACAAACGGAAGCTGATTTCACAGAAGGGTTGTTACATGCTCTCTAGCACGTGGCCATCACTGATGGCTGGGTTCCCATGGCAGTAACACTCTCCAATAACAAGGAGCAGCTTCCCCGAGTTCACATCTTGTTCTTGCCACACACCCCTCCGAGCTGAGACTGCAACTTGAGGCATTTTCCAACAGGGAGAGATttgctgtgccaggagctgtTTGGAAGGCGCACTTATCCAGCCCCAAGGCCGCGAGTGGCAGCTCCAAGCGCTGCTCTGACCCAAGAGACGCTTCTGTGTCCTCACCTGCCGGTACCAGCAGCGCCCGCTGAGCTGCCCACACACgcaggtgctggaggagcagtCGTCCGCACACGCGCAGCGCTGCAACAGGAGACAAGGGCTCAGACAGGCTCACCCTCACCCGACACTTCCTCACCTCTGctctcacagccctcagcccttgGAGGACTTTGGTATCACAGTGGAGACCTCGGCCGGACGCTGCGCTCAGAGGGCGACAGCACGAGGAGGGGCCCCAAACAACTCGCTGGCTCTCCAGacacagaacagagcagaaggctgaacaggagccacagcagccagcGCCACATGTCTGATGCTACAGCACACGGCTGAGCTCAGAGCATGGCTCAGGGCTCGGAAACAAAGACCAGCAGAACCCGTCTCCTACGGCAAGAGCTGGGCTACGGCCCCAGCTGCAATTTGCTGGCAACGTTGGGATCAGACAATCCCATCTGGAATGGAAACCCCACTCTGAGCTGCAGTGCACTGCAGCACCTCTGAATGCACAGCCCAGGACAGGACAACACGCAGGACACACAGCAGCCTCACCTGTAAATGAGTGACGTTGCTGTCAACGGCCACTGCGGAGGTGAAGCAGCTCTTCACGATGTATTTGAAGTCGCTGGGACACGGCTCACTGTCCACAGCATTGACACAGGGAATCGGGACCCGCTCGTAACCCCGGGAGATGTCTCTGCCAGTGGCACAAAGAGAAGTGTCACACAAGGAAAGCTCCCCAGAGCCATGGGCCCCTCCAGTGCCATCCTGGCCCAGCGTTACTGCCTGGGATCACGGAGCAGTCAAAGCCTGAAAGCCATTCAGGACACAACAGGGTTCCTTTGTCCCCACCCTGCCTTACAGATCGTTCTGTGTGCTCGGGAATATTCCCATTTGGAGCAGGACCTCACAAGCCACGCTCTGAATCAACAGGTGCTGAGGTCTTGCAAAGCACAAACTGCCCTCCACAGCCCTGTCAAAATCTGAGCAAGCACTTGAAGTGCTGTCTTAAGCCAGGCTCCCAGCCTCCCCCGTGCAAGGGCTCTGTTTCGTGACCCACAAGCAAAGCCAGACATCTTCTCACCTGCTCAGCACCTTCTCTGTCTGGGTAGGCCTCTCATTAGATGTTTCTTCAAGAGTCTTCTTTGTCTCCAGGGCCACCCAGACCTCAGAGCTCAGGCCAGTGCACTGGGCTGGAGTCTCACTCTCCATGTTCTTTAAATTGACATCCGAGCTAACAGAATCAAAGAGACTGCAAACGagcaagagagaagcagcattccCCATGAGAAAGCATGCAAGAGGAACATCAGCTGAATCCCATCCTCCAGCCAGCCCTTCAGCAACAaggaagaggctgcagcactATATAATCACAGGCAAAGAGGTGGGCTGGAAAGAGCAGGCTGCAAAGAGAAGCGGCCCATGGGAAGCTGCTGTTGGACTTGGCCCTTGTTCATACTCACCAGCCTTTGGGGAGTGCACATGGGGCTTTATTCGGAGCAgccatgaaggaaaagaaaagccctGGTACCTTCTTATTCCCTGCTagcttgggggaaaaaacagcttGAATGAAGGATGCCTGAGGCCCTTCTGCTGGGAAGCCCAGGCTGAGCACAGCCCCTCAAACCCTCTGCCCAAGCCTCCAGCAACACTCCACCGTTTCTTATCgttctgacagcagcagctcaggggtcaGAGCCACTGCCCCCAGGAGCAGGACAACGAAGAAACAAGCCTCCCAGCCCAGCTTGGGTTTGTGCTTCAACGCCAAAGGCAGGACAGAGTTTCTCCTGAGCttgccagccagcagccagctaGAAAGGAGGGACaaggggaaggcagagaaacaaaacaatcgGCATCAACACAGGAGGTGTGACAGATGTGAACAAACATGCTGGAAAAGGCCAGAAGCTGAGCTCCCCTAGCCCAGGCAGGCAGGAAACACAGTCTTGGCTAGAGCCAAGGGGTGAAACACCAAAGACAAAGGGATACTGCCATGGCTggatgaagaaacagaaagaagagggaaggaaagccaGTGTCTCTCGCCCATCTCACACCTAAGCCAGAGAAGCTAAACCTTGACTTGGAAAGAAGGAACCAACACCTTCCATGTAGAGCCTCCAGAAGAGTTCAGCCAAAGGACATTCTTACCCAAGCACCAGACATCACTATGAACCACCAAAGCCCCTCACAGAAGCCCCTCAGAGAATGAAACCGCACGTGTGACGATGGCGTCAAGATGACAAGTAGGTCTGGGAAATGGAGCAAATCTGTGTCCCTATTGCAGGCAGGTTGGTCCATCTGTATGGAACAGGAGGGGCCATCCCCCAGTGGCCTGGGCCcaaacacagcactgcctgCTGGTCAACGCTCAGTGCTGTGGAGAACTTTCCTCCTGATTTCAGTGACACCTGCTGGTGACCCAGGTGGGTCTGAAGTGAGCACAGAAAGCTCAGGGGGCTGCCCAAACCCAGAGAAGCTACATCTCAGCTTTCTCTAGGTGAAGTACATTTGCTGGCAGCTGGAGAGACCCCTcagtccttttcttccttttcagagcCCAGGACAAGTAGGAcactttccagagctgcttcaaCTGGTGCCTGGGTCAGGCTTTGGAAAACAGAACCATTCAAAATACACAACAGTGTGGATCTTCTGCCAAAGAAGGAAAGGCAATAGATTTGAAACACAGATACACTTCAGTGAAGTCAAAACACAGACCAATCTATTTTACAGCCTTTGCTAAGAACTTGCcccagaaaggagctgcagtgtCCTGTGATTACAGTGGGATGCTCCTGTGCTACAGGAAACCCAGGAGCGTAGGGCAAGTCATAAAAGCCACCAGAACAAGACCGGATGAGACAGGTCAGAGCACTGTCCCACGCAGGGATGGCTCCATTTGTCttctcctctgtgttttcaCCCTCCCTTTACACCTGTGCCCAGTGGTGTAAGTCAGCAGCTACAGCCAGGTACTGCATGAATGTCCTTGTCACTGAGCACACCTGGCAGCATCAACTCACTGCACTGGTATTCCATCCCTAGCaacagaaggaagggatggcttTCACTCCTGAAGCCCTCCTGTCTTcacagcctctgccccagctcaccCTGTGCCTGCTGAGCTCTTCTCCATGTCAGCCATTCTCTGCTTTaagcctctgctttttttcctgggcaCCAGGCTGGAGCTTCCCATTCTCCgtcttttcctctcagacactgcagcagctggaaaacagaagaaaaacaaaccccaagttTGCTCAGCAATGGCAAGatgaagagctgcagaggagaggctgtCCTGGGGGGAATCACATTGGAGGGCACGATCTGAGAATACCGCTTCCCACTCCAACAAGCTGATTGACAAGTCAACCAAAAGGTGACACACACCCCCATGCCAACACACCAAGAGCTTTCTGTCAGTGCAGAACCCACTGCAACCCTGAGAATCCTCCACAGACTCCTTCTGGCCCCTACACCATCACACACAGGATCAACTCCTTCCATTACCCGTGTTTGGCAGCGCTGCTGATGCCGCGGGAAGCTGAACAGAAGCCAACTCACTCCAACAGATACTGACAGGCCACTGGCAGAGAAGTGGCTGCACAAAATGACATCTGTCCAACCAGGTCcgtggcagcagccctgctgacacCAGCAGGAAAGGAAACCCTGGAGAGATTCAGTGAGCAAAAGGTGCCAGGAGAGATTTCAGTCCCTGCTAACCTGCCTCACCCCCCACTCAACCACACAGACACACGTTTGGGAGGTGGGTGCTGTGAGGGATTTTAACTCTGTCCTTTTTTACCTGTCTGGGACTTCAGGGGGGCCACATAGCTCTGGTTCCCAGGCCCTGACTGCTGAAGGCCTGGCAGACAGGGCAATGGCACTGGCCTCCCAACCTCCAGGATGATTTTGCTGCATTCCTCCTGAGATTCCTTTGGTGTGGAGTCTTGACTTGCATTCTGGAAAACAACCTGCAGTTACATTGAGCTTCTGCATTGAAACACAATCAGCAACGAGATGCAATGCCTTTCTCTCAACTATAATGACTTCCATGGAAGACAGCACCACACATTCAAAGCAAAAGCACACAGACCCTCCTCTGGCACAGAACTTTGCCAAACAACTCCAAGAGACTCCAGCCTGTTGCCCCTTCCCTGGCTGaaggctcctgccttggagGGTGAGTGGCCACCTCACAGAAGCAGACTGGCAGGTCCAGAGTAGCCACAGATCATGAAAAGGATCAGACAGTATTGACACAGGCATTTGTTTGGCTCCGGAGAAGGCAAACAAGTGCATCAAAGACAGCTGTTCCCTGACACGTGCCTCGAGCGCGGCTGTCACGTCCAGCACGTGTGacaccagccctgcagacacGTTGCAGAAGAGCAGGCAGCAATGGGAAGGGATCCTTCCTCTGGGGCAGCATTTGCCACAGCCCAGGCTGACCAAAGGCTGCCCACTCTAAGCTGGGCTTCCAGTGTGACTTGATGCCAATTGCACCCATTTGTGGGCAGTCACATTCTCTAAGAGCAGATTGTCCTTAAGGGCAGATGTTCCTCAACCAAGCTGCAAGCCTGTGAAGGGCTTTCTGAACCAGCATCCTTCAGAGGTGTGGACTCTGCCAGGTCAGGGGCACAGATACCCCTCTTGGCTCCTGTCCCCTCTGCAGCGAATCCTCTGCACAAGAAGTCCGGTGCCACTCTATGGCCTTGCCGCTCCTGAAGGAGATTTCCCACAGGAGATATTGAACTGCAGCCAagctcacacacacacggaATTCACAGCTTTCAGTCAGTCCCTGCACATATGGGACCCATGGATGGGTGACCTTTGAAGTTCAGGCAAGCTGACAGTCAGAGGGACAGCTCTATTGCACTAGACCCCgtactctttctttctctctttctccccatGGAGACAATAACCTCACCAACATCCCCATTAGGACCTGCCCTTGGGGTTGATGTTTCTGCCTATGAGAGGGTTGGAGCTTGCTGAGCAACCCCAGATGCTTGCAAACCACCAGCTGCCACCTGCCTGGCTCCAAAAGATGAACACAAGATGCAACAGCAACAGCAACccctgtgtgcacacagaaaGCAAGCACTTCACCAGCCCCAGCATCAGAGACTCAGTTGCAACAGTGCTTAAAGGGGTCATTGGCTCTCACACCCTTCTCCAGGCCACAGCAATTCACAGCTTTGAGACCTTCCTATCATatcactgctgtgctgcaacACCTGGGGGACAGCTGAGCATCACTTGCCAGGAGCTTGTCCATAATACACCGGTAGCTGACAGCAATCCACTGCATCAACCCTGAAAGACACCTTTCTCTTCACCTCACTCCAACATCAACACACCAGGTGACCTCACGTCTCCTTTTCACTCCTAAACAAAAACACAGAGCTCTGTTCTAGTCAGGGATGGCAAATCCACCAGTGAAGGTCTCGGAACAAGTTGCATTACTGTGGGCAACAGACACAGAGAGAGAACATGATCTGGTTTGCCACTGTAATGATAGAGCAATGCAAGTTGCCTGACATCTCAGCTTCTTGAATGCAAGCAAGTTGCTGACATCTCAGCTTCTTGACAGCTTCCAAGCTTAGGAGAAGCCTCAAGTTCACGTGTCATTCTTAATCTCCTTGGTGCAACTCAGAAGAAGTCTGCTTTGTTTcacaagcagctctggcttTCAGCAGACAGATGATGAGCAATAGAGCCAAGAGAGAAAGGCCCTTTAGTGTCTCTCATGGATCTGTTGCACAAGGTATGTTATCAATTATGTATTTAGACCAACACGGAGGAAGAGAGCTGAGGGTGGCCTTGAGACTCTGTTTTAACacctctgtccctctgcaggaagagaaaacatTGCAGGAAGGACGTGGACGCTGAAAAGCCACCATTGCTAACGCTGAAGTCAAGGTCCAAAGAGCTCGGGAGGCAATGCCTaaccccacccccagcctggtgACGGATATCCCCAGCAGCcagtgtggctgcagctgctgctgctgcaggtgctCTGGGCTCTCCTGGAGTGCATGAGAGGGATGCTTTGCTGCAGACTCTGTGTAAAGTCATTTGCTTCCATATGGCTTtgcttcccaggctcagcaTGGCCTTCAGAAATGCCCCTTTCTGCTCTCCTATGGAATGCACTGTATCTCAGCTGGGTCTGGCTGGCCACCAGCTTCACTGACCTCACAGGAAACGTTGGGGTCACCATctacttctgcttttccttcctccactTGCTGTTCTGCAGCACTTGCATCTTCAGCTGTGACATGAaaccctgcagaaggagggagcagaaggaggatgagaggagaaagtgcaagttcctggcaggacctgggcaCCTGTGCAGAAAGGAGCACAGGCCAGACcaggtttgctgccaggacttGTGTTCTCAGggagacccatgctggagcagtctgctcCTGAAGGACAGTTTCCCCCGTGGAGGACCCACGCTGGGGGCTGTACCCTGTGGGAAGGAGCCCTGTGGGAGCAGCTCATGAAGAACTGttgcccatgggaaggagccacgctggagaaggtcctggaggactgtctcccgtgggagggaccccacactgtggtagggggaagggtgaggaggcctccccctgagaagaagcagggGCAACAtccatctgtaacgaactgaccccaacccccacccccatcccctgggcTGTTGGACAGGGAGGAGTGGGAGTCCTGGACAGAAGGACTCCCCCCGGGTCAGGGACGTGTTTTAGGATTCAGGTTTTACTTCCCATTTTCCTTGCTGTGTTCTgattattcattaataaatcaaaccatttctccccaagttgaagCTGCTTGgggtgatctccctgtccttatgttCTGTCGGGAACCTCTtgatacatttctctctctcctgtccagtgtAGGAGGAGAATGATAaaacgacttggtgggcacttggcacccagccagggctaaaccaccaacAGCACTTTGAAAGCCATTCTAGACTAAAACAACCACAGGGCTCAAACACAGCAAGATTCCTGCAGACTGCCCAGAAGCTCACACGTGGGGAGAACAGCAGCTTCTTTTCCGAACTCCCTTCCACACATTTCCATGCTCCCCCAGCAATCAATCTTTCCCAGCACACATTGCAGACCTGAGATGGACCACAGCCAAGTCTGAACACCATGGACTCACAGAAAGGTTTCTGACatgaccccacactgtagcagggggaagggtgaggaggcctccccctgagaagaagcagtggcaacgtccatctgtaacgaactgaccccaacccccatcccccatcccctgggcTGCTGGACTGGGAGGAGTGGttgtcctgggaagaagggccTTGAAGCTCACACATGGGGAGAACAGCAGATTCCTTTCTGAGCTCCCTTCCCAACATTTCCATGCTCCCCCATCAATCAATGCCAGCAGGCACTGCAGACCTGAGATGAAACCCAGTCCAGAATGAACGCCGTGCACTCGCAGGAAGGTTTCTGACATGACAACCCATCAGCTCCCCAGGCCAGCAGCAGTGACAACACCTCACTGGCACCATCAGCCAGGTGGTGCCATGGACCTGCTCTTAGGGACTCCCACTGTGCTTTCCCTCCAGAGGccagagaggaaaagcatcCCAGGCACGGCCAATCAGAGCTGTGCCCCAGGGGGCCGGCAGAGCAGGTAGGGCCGATGGCCAGGAGCTCCAGGAGGGGCGACTCTCACTTACAGCACCGGGAAAGCTCCCGCCGCAGAGCGGAGGAGAGCTCAGCCAGCCAGGACAGCATGTCGGGACCCCTCGGcagggcggcgcggggcagcgcAGGGACCTCTCGCTCTCTTACAGCGCTCGGACGCTCCGCAGGAGCCGCGGCAGCAGCCCCCGGACGAGCGGCCGCAACTCGCCGTTGGGGCGGCAACTGCCAGCGGGCGCCGGCGAGCGCGGGCACAGCGGCCCCAGGGACAGCTCCGGCTGCCGCCCGTCCCGCGCCGCCCCCGCAGCGCAGCGCAGCGCCGCTCGCACGCCTCACACCTTTCCTGCAGCAAAGACACCGCGGGcacctgt of Colius striatus isolate bColStr4 chromosome 22, bColStr4.1.hap1, whole genome shotgun sequence contains these proteins:
- the LOC133627585 gene encoding histone-lysine N-methyltransferase EHMT1-like, with amino-acid sequence MDKMKRSHALGEELELLISKLCSPKELAKYQMFTGALEVVVTLWLKLSGRLARVEPLLSSLGEMPQRRAGRCLHSPGVSACVRVQGSSRPEAVLLLFDSVSSDVNLKNMESETPAQCTGLSSEVWVALETKKTLEETSNERPTQTEKVLSRDISRGYERVPIPCVNAVDSEPCPSDFKYIVKSCFTSAVAVDSNVTHLQRCACADDCSSSTCVCGQLSGRCWYRQDGRLLPGFNQRNPPCIVECNPMCSCWRTCRNRVVQNGPRVQLQLFRTREMGWGVRTMEDIPAGTFVCEYVGEVISDAEAELREDTYLFDLDNEAGDVYCIDARFYGNIGRFINHHCEPNVFAARVFTSHQDVRFPRLVFFSARDIRAGEQLGFDYKEDFWAVKGKSFSCKCGSGRCKYTSWALAKRQARALSRSTKPKEAPVSSWAAKAPRHRH